The following proteins are encoded in a genomic region of Notolabrus celidotus isolate fNotCel1 chromosome 19, fNotCel1.pri, whole genome shotgun sequence:
- the LOC117831136 gene encoding uncharacterized protein LOC117831136 isoform X3: MCSNYSNYFHRAMMSTRRRRIKPVDDAMTYILSCTDKSGFMSRLVDSYKGRGVFAMQPIEPGDFALEYRGELLTQEECQSRPYSETESTFLFDFEWQNRHLCLDASKEDGSLGRLVNDNHKNPNCVMKKIIVNNKPHLCLFALKKIEIGSEIEYNYGDAKWPWRRKVTDPQTPAAAVETETSPAHQMLHGESKPDETQPQVTDPQTPAAAAVETETSPAHQMFHKESKPDETQPQVFTVQGFSLVDYSESDETDEDFMENQSPTPHRDVLRKITENTLMDSGPEVSNELYDSESVVNETSDEASPSNHSNEQSDNVLVPSLRRTKSLMWDRVQDFAGCLYDSDDDSTEGTSISKPERDSPRLRRSSCHPMSVYQENRGQKMRRACHPCKNVPPHHVSKARQRLQQMSVCQNNSGQKMRSACHPCKNVPPHHKSKKRVCLQEREVSKLLYSVGQQRRLLQ; encoded by the exons ATGTGTAgtaattattcaaattattttcacaGAGCCATGATGTCcacaaggagaagaagaatcaaGCCTGTAGATGATGCAATGACATATATTCTGTCTTGCACTGACAAGTCTGGATTTATGTCAAGACTCGTCGACAGTTACAAAG GAAGAGGAGTGTTTGCCATGCAGCCCATTGAACCAGGGGACTTTGCTTTGGAGTACAGGGGTGAACTCCTCACACAGGAAGAATGCCAGTCACGACCATACTCAGAGACTGAAAGCACATTTCTCTTTGACTTTGAGTGGCAGAACCGTCACTTGTG CCTTGATGCATCTAAAGAAGATGGATCTCTTGGAAGATTAGTCAATGACAACCACAAAAATCCGAATTGTGTCATGAAAAAAATCATAGTTAACAACAAGCCACACTTGTGCCTTTTTGCCCTGAAGAAAATAGAAATAGGATCTGAAATTGAGTACAACTATGGTGATGCAAAATGGCCTTGGCGCAGGAAG GTAACAGACCCTCagactcctgcagcagcagtagaGACAGAGACCAGCCCTGCACATCAGATGCTCCACGGGGAATCAAAGCCAGATGAGACTCAACCACAG GTGACAGACCCTCagactcctgcagcagca GCAGTAGAGACAGAGACCAGCCCTGCACATCAGATGTTCCACAAGGAATCAAAGCCAGATGAGACTCAACCACAG GTTTTTACTGTCCAAGGGTTTTCGCTCGTTGATTATTCAGAAAGTGATGAAACTGATGAGGACTTTATGGAGAACCAAAGTCCCACTCCACACCGTGATGTTCTCAGGAAGATAACAGAAAACACTCTG atgGATAGTGGACCAGAGGTTTCTAATGAGTTGTACGATTCAGAAAGTGTTGTGAACGAAACCAGCGATGAGGCTTCTCCAAGCAACCATTCCAACGAGCAATCAGATAATGTACTTGTTCCATCACTGAGACGCACAAAAAGTCTCATG TGGGATAGAGTTCAAGATTTTGCTGGGTGTCTCTACGATTCAGATGACGACAGCACAGAGGGCACTTCCATTTCTAAGCCTGAAAGGGATTCACCGAGGCTGAGAAGAAGCTCTTGCCACCCT ATGTCAGTCTACCAGGAGAACAGAGGTCAGAAGATGAGGAGAGCATGTCATCCCTGCAAGAATGTACCTCCACATCACGTGTCCAAAGCCAGGCAGCGTCTTCAACAG ATGTCAGTATGCCAGAACAACAGTGGTCAGAAGATGAGGTCAGCATGTCATCCCTGCAAGAATGTACCTCCACATCACAAGTCCAAAAAAAGAGTGTGTCTGCAAGAAAGAGAG GTAAGCAAGCTGCTGTACAGCGTTGGACAACAGAGGAGATTGCTGCAGTAG
- the LOC117831136 gene encoding uncharacterized protein LOC117831136 isoform X1, with protein MCSNYSNYFHRAMMSTRRRRIKPVDDAMTYILSCTDKSGFMSRLVDSYKGRGVFAMQPIEPGDFALEYRGELLTQEECQSRPYSETESTFLFDFEWQNRHLCLDASKEDGSLGRLVNDNHKNPNCVMKKIIVNNKPHLCLFALKKIEIGSEIEYNYGDAKWPWRRKVTDPQTPAAAVETETSPAHQMLHGESKPDETQPQVTDPQTPAAAAVETETSPAHQMFHKESKPDETQPQVFTVQGFSLVDYSESDETDEDFMENQSPTPHRDVLRKITENTLWDRVQDFAGCLYDSDDDSTEGTSISKPERDSPRLRRSSCHPILMNLVESDDSTIDSEDEYIPNPKDESTESDSSLELTLEDKRKNKGASKESRSKSSSQSKFKTRERESKSSKQRRSKSSSQNTSESSSQSQLDVSQKRPFETSQDPTQKCPNSRVDGNEKQIVATYSKTDVSVSIPLEEEQSVIVSPVLKKADGSRSYDKKHFCFYCRKFVQKMSRHLWRKHQDETDVAKAFSLPKNSKERKLQLDYIRNKGNFEHNSDVLETQKGKLIPWKQPREKSEGQKFAHCVYCYGLFSRRAMWRHFQVCRFKPESTKPGKTRVQALCAFAEPAPPGFNDAYWKFLSVMNQDKITVAIKEDRCILEYGYRLFKKNEKTVSQHQYIRQKLRELGRLLLEARKVTHVKTIQELIKPEQYNRVVTAAKSLSGFSELTGKYQCPSLARKVGHSLHSLAMFFKSEGLKKKDKQTTQDAEEFAQLYHESWRFDIASQALTQLDQTKWNAPQLLPFTQDIQKLHCHLAEKQKQHLNDLQEHPSPSNWKELAKVTLTQVVLFNRRRAGEVSRMLLSGYLSKDTSETHDDVSLALTPLEQKLCKHFVRITIVGKRGRKVPVLLTPLMRESLDALTEKREECGVLRENGYLFALPRSVHYIRASDCMRQFVKECDHIKNPEALTSTKLRKHVATLSTVLNLKTTELDQLADFLGHNIAVHRKHYRLPEGTLQLAKISKVLLAMEQGRMGEYKGKSLDEIQVDVNETIGMEEPSEEDIEDVSLPGEQRSEDEESMSSLQECTSTSRVQSQAASSTDVSMPEQQWSEDEVSMSSLQECTSTSQVQKKSVSARKRGKQAAVQRWTTEEIAAVEKHLKKFIVRQDVPGKATCERCISAEPQALQKRDWKAVKYFIKNRITAMRRKL; from the exons ATGTGTAgtaattattcaaattattttcacaGAGCCATGATGTCcacaaggagaagaagaatcaaGCCTGTAGATGATGCAATGACATATATTCTGTCTTGCACTGACAAGTCTGGATTTATGTCAAGACTCGTCGACAGTTACAAAG GAAGAGGAGTGTTTGCCATGCAGCCCATTGAACCAGGGGACTTTGCTTTGGAGTACAGGGGTGAACTCCTCACACAGGAAGAATGCCAGTCACGACCATACTCAGAGACTGAAAGCACATTTCTCTTTGACTTTGAGTGGCAGAACCGTCACTTGTG CCTTGATGCATCTAAAGAAGATGGATCTCTTGGAAGATTAGTCAATGACAACCACAAAAATCCGAATTGTGTCATGAAAAAAATCATAGTTAACAACAAGCCACACTTGTGCCTTTTTGCCCTGAAGAAAATAGAAATAGGATCTGAAATTGAGTACAACTATGGTGATGCAAAATGGCCTTGGCGCAGGAAG GTAACAGACCCTCagactcctgcagcagcagtagaGACAGAGACCAGCCCTGCACATCAGATGCTCCACGGGGAATCAAAGCCAGATGAGACTCAACCACAG GTGACAGACCCTCagactcctgcagcagca GCAGTAGAGACAGAGACCAGCCCTGCACATCAGATGTTCCACAAGGAATCAAAGCCAGATGAGACTCAACCACAG GTTTTTACTGTCCAAGGGTTTTCGCTCGTTGATTATTCAGAAAGTGATGAAACTGATGAGGACTTTATGGAGAACCAAAGTCCCACTCCACACCGTGATGTTCTCAGGAAGATAACAGAAAACACTCTG TGGGATAGAGTTCAAGATTTTGCTGGGTGTCTCTACGATTCAGATGACGACAGCACAGAGGGCACTTCCATTTCTAAGCCTGAAAGGGATTCACCGAGGCTGAGAAGAAGCTCTTGCCACCCT ATTCTGATGAATCTCGTGGAATCAGATGACTCAACCATTGATAGTGAAGACGAGTACATTCCCAATCCCAAGGACGAAAGCACAGAAAGTGATAGCAGTTTGGAACTAACCCtggaagataaaagaaagaacaaaggtGCATCTAAAGAGAGCAGAAGCAAGTCATCTAGTCAGAGCAAGTTTAAGACCAGGGAGAGGGAAAGTAAGTCCTCCAAGCAGAGAAGAAGCAAGTCTTCCAGTCAGAACACAAGTGAGTCCTCCAGTCAGAGCCAGCTTGATGTTAGCCAGAAGAGACCCTTTGAAACAAGTCAGGACCCCAcccaaaaatgtccaaatagCAGAGTTGATGGGAATGAAAAGCAAATAGTGGCAACATATTCTAAAACGGATGTGAGTGTTTCAATTCCCCTGGAAGAAGAGCAGTCTGTGATTGTCAGTCCAGTTTTAAAGAAGGCGGATGGATCTAGAAGCTACGACAAGAAacatttctgcttttattgCAGAAAGTTTGTCCAGAAAATGTCAAGACACTTGTGGCGTAAACACCAAGATGAAACAGATGTTGCAAAAGCATTCAGTTTGCCAAAGAACTCAAAAGAAAGGAAACTGCAGTTAGACTATATACGGAATAAGGGGAACTTTGAGCACAACAGTGATGTTTTAGAGACACAAAAAGGTAAACTCATCCCATGGAAGCAACCACGGGAAAAATCTGAAGGACAGAAATTTGCACATTGTGTTTACTGCTATGGTCTGTTCTCAAGAAGAGCGATGTGGCGGCATTTTCAGGTATGCAGGTTCAAACCTGAGAGTACTAAACCAGGTAAAACTAGAGTTCAAGCTTTGTGTGCTTTCGCTGAACCTGCTCCACCTGGATTTAACGATGCTTATTGGAAGTTCTTAAGTGTTATGAATCAAGACAAGATTACAGTTGCTATTAAAGAAGACCGCTGCATTCTCGAGTATGGTTACAGACTGTTCAAGAAGAACGAGAAGACGGTCAGTCAACATCAGTATATTCGGCAAAAACTGAGAGAGCTTGGTAGGCTGTTATTGGAAGCAAGAAAAGTTACACATGTGAAGACCATCCAAGAACTCATAAAACCTGAACAGTACAATCGGGTTGTCACTGCTGCAAAGAGCCTATCTGGATTCAGTGAGCTAACTGGCAAATACCAATGTCCATCTCTTGCTCGTAAGGTTGGACACAGCTTGCATTCTTTGGCCATGTTTTTCAAGTCCGAAGgcctgaaaaagaaagataaacaaaCTACTCAAGATGCTGAGGAATTTGCGCAGCTTTATCATGAAAGTTGGAGATTTGACATTGCAAGCCAAGCATTaactcaacttgaccagaccAAATGGAATGCTCCTCAACTGTTACCTTTCACACAAGATATCCAAAAGCTTCATTGTCATCTAGCTGAGAAACAGAAGCAACATTTGAATGATCTGCAAGAACACCCATCACCATCAAACTGGAAGGAGCTTGCAAAGGTGACCCTGACACAAGTTGTACTGTTTAACCGCCGGAGAGCAGGGGAAGTGTCCAGGATGCTCCTGTCCGGGTACCTATCAAAGGATACATCAGAGACACATGATGACGTTAGCTTGGCCCTTACACCGCTTGAACAGAAGCTGTGCAAACATTTTGTCAGGATTACAATCgtaggaaagagaggaagaaaagttcCAGTTCTTTTAACCCCACTCATGAGAGAGTCACTTGATGCTCTAACCGAGAAGAGAGAAGAATGCGGGGTTCTGCGTGAGAATGGATATCTGTTTGCATTACCACGCTCTGTCCATTACATAAGGGCTTCTGACTGCATGAGGCAGTTTGTGAAAGAATGTGATCACATCAAAAATCCTGAAGCATTAACGTCAACAAAACTGAGGAAACATGTCGCCACCCTCTCGACTGTATTGAACCTGAAGACCACAGAACTGGATCAGTTGGCAGACTTCCTCGGGCATAATATTGCTGTTCACCGAAAGCACTACCGCCTTCCAGAGGGCACCCTCCAGTTGGCCAAAATCAGCAAAGTGCTCCTGGCAATGGAACAGGGACGCATGGGAGAATACAAAGGAAAGAGCCTGGATGAAATTCAAGTTGACGTGAATG AGACCATTGGCATGGAGGAGCCTTCAGAAGAGGACATTGAAG ATGTCAGTCTACCAGGAGAACAGAGGTCAGAAGATGAGGAGAGCATGTCATCCCTGCAAGAATGTACCTCCACATCACGTGTCCAAAGCCAGGCAGCGTCTTCAACAG ATGTCAGTATGCCAGAACAACAGTGGTCAGAAGATGAGGTCAGCATGTCATCCCTGCAAGAATGTACCTCCACATCACAAGTCCAAAAAAAGAGTGTGTCTGCAAGAAAGAGAG GTAAGCAAGCTGCTGTACAGCGTTGGACAACAGAGGAGATTGCTGCAGTAGAAAAACATCTGAAGAAGTTCATTGTGAGGCAAGATGTTCCAGGTAAAGCGACTTGTGAGCGCTGCATTTCTGCAGAACCGCAAGCGCTGCAAAAAAGAGACTGGAAAGCAGTCAAGTATTTCATCAAAAATAGAATAACTGCCATGAGAAGAAAATTGTAA
- the LOC117831136 gene encoding uncharacterized protein LOC117831136 isoform X2: MCSNYSNYFHRAMMSTRRRRIKPVDDAMTYILSCTDKSGFMSRLVDSYKGRGVFAMQPIEPGDFALEYRGELLTQEECQSRPYSETESTFLFDFEWQNRHLCLDASKEDGSLGRLVNDNHKNPNCVMKKIIVNNKPHLCLFALKKIEIGSEIEYNYGDAKWPWRRKVTDPQTPAAAVETETSPAHQMLHGESKPDETQPQVTDPQTPAAAAVETETSPAHQMFHKESKPDETQPQVFTVQGFSLVDYSESDETDEDFMENQSPTPHRDVLRKITENTLMDSGPEVSNELYDSESVVNETSDEASPSNHSNEQSDNVLVPSLRRTKSLMWDRVQDFAGCLYDSDDDSTEGTSISKPERDSPRLRRSSCHPRPLAWRSLQKRTLKMSVYQENRGQKMRRACHPCKNVPPHHVSKARQRLQQMSVCQNNSGQKMRSACHPCKNVPPHHKSKKRVCLQEREVSKLLYSVGQQRRLLQ; encoded by the exons ATGTGTAgtaattattcaaattattttcacaGAGCCATGATGTCcacaaggagaagaagaatcaaGCCTGTAGATGATGCAATGACATATATTCTGTCTTGCACTGACAAGTCTGGATTTATGTCAAGACTCGTCGACAGTTACAAAG GAAGAGGAGTGTTTGCCATGCAGCCCATTGAACCAGGGGACTTTGCTTTGGAGTACAGGGGTGAACTCCTCACACAGGAAGAATGCCAGTCACGACCATACTCAGAGACTGAAAGCACATTTCTCTTTGACTTTGAGTGGCAGAACCGTCACTTGTG CCTTGATGCATCTAAAGAAGATGGATCTCTTGGAAGATTAGTCAATGACAACCACAAAAATCCGAATTGTGTCATGAAAAAAATCATAGTTAACAACAAGCCACACTTGTGCCTTTTTGCCCTGAAGAAAATAGAAATAGGATCTGAAATTGAGTACAACTATGGTGATGCAAAATGGCCTTGGCGCAGGAAG GTAACAGACCCTCagactcctgcagcagcagtagaGACAGAGACCAGCCCTGCACATCAGATGCTCCACGGGGAATCAAAGCCAGATGAGACTCAACCACAG GTGACAGACCCTCagactcctgcagcagca GCAGTAGAGACAGAGACCAGCCCTGCACATCAGATGTTCCACAAGGAATCAAAGCCAGATGAGACTCAACCACAG GTTTTTACTGTCCAAGGGTTTTCGCTCGTTGATTATTCAGAAAGTGATGAAACTGATGAGGACTTTATGGAGAACCAAAGTCCCACTCCACACCGTGATGTTCTCAGGAAGATAACAGAAAACACTCTG atgGATAGTGGACCAGAGGTTTCTAATGAGTTGTACGATTCAGAAAGTGTTGTGAACGAAACCAGCGATGAGGCTTCTCCAAGCAACCATTCCAACGAGCAATCAGATAATGTACTTGTTCCATCACTGAGACGCACAAAAAGTCTCATG TGGGATAGAGTTCAAGATTTTGCTGGGTGTCTCTACGATTCAGATGACGACAGCACAGAGGGCACTTCCATTTCTAAGCCTGAAAGGGATTCACCGAGGCTGAGAAGAAGCTCTTGCCACCCT AGACCATTGGCATGGAGGAGCCTTCAGAAGAGGACATTGAAG ATGTCAGTCTACCAGGAGAACAGAGGTCAGAAGATGAGGAGAGCATGTCATCCCTGCAAGAATGTACCTCCACATCACGTGTCCAAAGCCAGGCAGCGTCTTCAACAG ATGTCAGTATGCCAGAACAACAGTGGTCAGAAGATGAGGTCAGCATGTCATCCCTGCAAGAATGTACCTCCACATCACAAGTCCAAAAAAAGAGTGTGTCTGCAAGAAAGAGAG GTAAGCAAGCTGCTGTACAGCGTTGGACAACAGAGGAGATTGCTGCAGTAG